From a single Stackebrandtia endophytica genomic region:
- a CDS encoding fumarate reductase/succinate dehydrogenase flavoprotein subunit: MGEYTVGDPIADAKAPGGPVEKRWERRRFEAKLVNPANKRKLSVIVVGTGLAGGAAAATLGELGYQVKSYCYQDSPRRAHSIAAQGGINAAKNYRNDGDSVHRLFYDTVKGGDFRARESNVHRLAEVSVEIIDQCVAQGVPFAREYGGLLDTRSFGGAQVSRTFYARGQTGQQLLLGAYQALERQIAAGTVEMFDRHEMLELIVVDGRARGIVVRDLVSGTVTTEYADAVVLASGGYGNVFFLSTNAKGCNVTATWRAHRKGALFANPCYTQIHPTCIPVAGDHQSKLTLMSESLRNDGRVWVPKKPGDGRAPGDIPEDERDYYLERIYPSFGNLVPRDIASRAAKNVCDSGLGVGSSGLGVYLDFADAIGRLGRDAVEAKYGNLFEMYERITGENPYEMPMRIYPAVHYTMGGLWVDYDLQSNIPGLFVIGEANFSDHGANRLGASALMQGLADGYFVLPNTISDYLSAGPFEKLSDDHPDVVATRDQVTDRIEKLLAVNGDRTVDSFHRELGHIMWEYCGMERTDAGLRKAIGLIRDLKTEFWQRVKVPGQGAEFNQSLERAGRVADFFELAELMCVDALHRTESCGGHFRGESQTEDGEARRDDENFSYVAAWEFGDDQPTLHREDLEFEYVKPTQRSYK; the protein is encoded by the coding sequence GTCAACCCGGCCAACAAGCGCAAGCTGTCGGTGATCGTGGTGGGCACCGGCCTGGCCGGTGGCGCGGCCGCGGCCACGTTGGGGGAGCTGGGTTACCAGGTCAAGAGCTACTGTTACCAGGATTCGCCGCGGCGGGCGCACTCCATCGCCGCGCAGGGTGGGATCAACGCCGCCAAGAACTACCGCAACGACGGCGACAGTGTGCACCGGTTGTTCTACGACACGGTCAAGGGCGGGGACTTCCGTGCACGTGAGTCCAATGTGCACCGCCTCGCCGAGGTGTCGGTGGAGATCATCGACCAGTGCGTGGCGCAGGGTGTGCCGTTCGCCCGCGAGTACGGCGGTCTGCTGGACACCCGCTCCTTCGGCGGCGCACAGGTGTCGCGCACCTTCTACGCCCGTGGCCAGACGGGCCAGCAGCTGCTGCTGGGGGCGTACCAGGCGCTGGAGCGTCAGATCGCGGCCGGAACCGTCGAGATGTTCGACCGGCACGAGATGCTCGAACTGATCGTCGTGGACGGTCGGGCGCGAGGCATCGTGGTGCGCGACCTGGTCAGCGGCACGGTCACCACCGAGTACGCCGACGCGGTCGTGTTGGCATCCGGTGGCTACGGCAACGTGTTCTTCCTGTCGACCAACGCCAAGGGCTGCAACGTCACCGCGACCTGGCGGGCCCACCGCAAGGGCGCGTTGTTCGCCAACCCCTGCTACACCCAGATTCACCCCACCTGCATCCCGGTCGCCGGCGACCACCAGTCGAAGCTCACCCTGATGTCGGAGTCGTTGCGCAACGACGGTCGGGTGTGGGTCCCCAAGAAGCCGGGCGACGGCCGGGCCCCCGGGGACATCCCCGAAGACGAGCGCGACTACTACCTGGAGCGCATCTACCCGTCGTTCGGCAACCTGGTTCCCCGCGACATCGCCTCCCGCGCCGCCAAGAACGTCTGCGATTCCGGACTGGGTGTGGGCTCCTCCGGGTTGGGCGTCTACCTGGACTTCGCCGACGCGATCGGCCGCCTGGGCCGCGACGCCGTGGAAGCCAAGTACGGCAACCTGTTCGAGATGTACGAACGCATCACCGGTGAGAACCCGTACGAGATGCCGATGCGCATCTACCCGGCGGTGCACTACACCATGGGTGGCCTGTGGGTCGACTACGACCTGCAGTCGAACATCCCCGGCCTGTTCGTGATCGGTGAGGCCAACTTCTCCGACCACGGTGCCAACCGACTGGGCGCCTCGGCACTGATGCAGGGCCTGGCAGACGGCTACTTCGTCCTGCCCAACACCATCAGCGACTACCTGTCGGCCGGTCCGTTCGAGAAGCTCTCCGACGACCACCCCGATGTGGTGGCGACCCGTGACCAGGTCACCGACCGCATCGAGAAGCTGCTGGCCGTCAACGGTGACCGCACCGTTGACTCCTTCCACCGCGAACTCGGCCACATCATGTGGGAGTACTGCGGAATGGAACGCACCGACGCCGGTCTGCGCAAGGCCATCGGCTTGATCCGCGACCTGAAGACGGAGTTCTGGCAGCGCGTCAAGGTTCCCGGGCAGGGCGCCGAGTTCAACCAGTCATTGGAGCGGGCCGGCCGGGTCGCCGACTTCTTCGAACTGGCCGAACTGATGTGTGTGGACGCGTTGCACCGCACCGAATCCTGCGGCGGACACTTCCGCGGCGAAAGCCAGACCGAGGACGGCGAAGCCAGGCGTGACGACGAGAACTTCTCGTACGTCGCGGCGTGGGAGTTCGGTGACGACCAGCCCACCCTGCATCGCGAAGACCTCGAATTCGAGTACGTCAAGCCGACCCAGCGGAGCTACAAATGA